The following proteins come from a genomic window of Cuculus canorus isolate bCucCan1 chromosome 29, bCucCan1.pri, whole genome shotgun sequence:
- the LOC128849502 gene encoding maestro heat-like repeat-containing protein family member 7, protein MTKHYPTEVATTLWRRFPPTDRSALPLWELMFSMPETLEELLKRLSLLLQDKQEKDCDALPEDSCILLLAMLAFEDCDNEDIVAKYNIWRILKHSNPVMLSLVLRALLTLLDRAKMARKMLGLLPYVMEVINDGNSDIVLKALQAIFRVMGYLKNEVRPLAVQLTEKLLPVFNHESWKVREISIILFRDQMKSVVCRNKKQMKNYVRMALLPLFFHLNDETERVAKASEEALLAAAEFLRWAQLKHLIQTQQTWAIAECLLAEHRSKAEEYLDQSVPYLKDAQKDLRLAAMRFIGLAAQHLRSQSPEKTSRICCVLEPMTEDSDIAVRSLATQTIVIVSHPRQQSRAWRILEALCFWGL, encoded by the exons ATGACCAAGCACTACCCCACAGAAGTCGCCACGACTTTGTGGAGGAGGTTTCCACCAACTGACAG GTCTGCCCTGCCACTCTGGGAGCTCATGTTCTCCATGCCCGAGACACTGGAGGAGCTTTTGAAGaggctgtccctgctcctgcaggacaaACAGGAGAAGGACTGTGATGCCCTCCCTGAGGActcctgcatccttctcttGGCG atGCTGGCCTTCGAGGATTGTGACAATGAGGATATTGTGGCAAAGTACAATATCTGGAGGATTCTGAAGCACTCGAACCCAGTGATGCTCTCGCTGGTGCTCAGGGCCCTTCTGACACTGTTGGATAGAGCCAAGATG GCACGAAAAATGCTGGGCCTCCTCCCATACGTGATGGAAGTCATCAATGATGGCAATAGCGACATCGTGTTGAAGGCCCTGCAGGCCATTTTTAGAGTGATGGGTTACCTGAAGAACGAAGTGAGACCTCTTGCTGTGCAGCTGACAGAAAAGCTCCTGCCTGTCTTTAATCAT GAGTCCTGGAAGGTGAGAGAGATCTCCATCATCCTCTTCAGAGACCAGATGAAGAGCGTGGTGTGCAGAAacaagaaacagatgaagaacTATGTGCGAATGGCCCTTCTCCCgctcttctttcatttgaacGACGAAACAGAGAGGGTGGCCAAG GCATCCGAGGAAGcgctcctggctgcagcagagtTCCTCAGATGGGCGCAGCTCAAACATCTCATCCAGACGCAGCAGACATGGGCTATTGCGGAATGCTTG CTGGCAGAGCACAGGAGCAAGGCTGAGGAATACTTAGATCAGAGTGTGCCATACCTGAAGGATGCTCAGAAAGACTTGCGCTTGGCAGCCATGAGGTTCATCG GGCTTGCTGCACAACACCTGAGGAGCCAAAGCCCAGAGAAGACGTCAAGGATCTGCTGCG TCCTTGAGCCCATGACAGAAGACAGCGACATCGCAGTCCGTTCCCTGGCTACACAGACCATCGTCATCGTGAGCCATCCAAGGCAGCAGTCAAGAGCCTGGCGCATTCTGGAAGCGCTGTGTTTCTGGGGCCTCTGA